One region of Rhodocaloribacter litoris genomic DNA includes:
- the purE gene encoding 5-(carboxyamino)imidazole ribonucleotide mutase: protein MPNPVSPLVGIAMGSESDWPVMEPVARVLDAFEVPYEVRVLSAHRTPAVMQAYAETAHQRGLKVLVAGAGGAAHLPGMLAASTPLPVIGVPVPSRHLNGLDSLLSVVQMPGGVPVATVAIGGGKNAGLLAVQILAAGDPALLQKMIDYKAALIEQVQAMDARVREKARPEASGP from the coding sequence ATGCCGAACCCCGTTTCCCCGCTCGTCGGGATTGCCATGGGCAGCGAGTCCGACTGGCCGGTGATGGAGCCGGTGGCCCGGGTGCTGGACGCGTTCGAAGTACCGTACGAGGTGCGGGTACTTTCGGCTCACCGGACCCCGGCCGTCATGCAGGCCTATGCCGAGACGGCCCACCAGCGCGGGCTGAAGGTCCTCGTCGCCGGTGCGGGCGGCGCCGCCCATCTGCCCGGCATGCTGGCGGCGAGCACCCCGCTGCCCGTCATCGGCGTGCCCGTCCCGAGCCGCCACCTCAACGGGCTCGACTCGTTGCTGTCGGTCGTCCAGATGCCCGGCGGCGTCCCCGTGGCAACGGTGGCCATCGGGGGCGGTAAGAACGCCGGCCTGCTGGCGGTGCAGATCCTGGCCGCCGGCGACCCCGCCCTGCTCCAGAAGATGATCGACTACAAGGCCGCCCTCATCGAACAGGTGCAGGCGATGGACGCCCGCGTCCGGGAAAAAGCCCGGCCGGAAGCCAGCGGGCCGTGA
- a CDS encoding MqnA/MqnD/SBP family protein encodes MRLAIWNEPAAEFLVSALATGAVEAPVEVVRGTRADCERWLRAGAVEVALLPTLNVLRQTDAYDVLPAVALSTWAYPFARLVTKAKLDRPLRTLAVDPRYVQEVLVARIILREHYGNEPRLTPYDNPTLQVLLEAEEDAALLTGTDVPALQTSRYAMDLGQEWYELANYPMVWGLFAVRKGEVDVPFARAVRDVVAAADTHRDLWIRTRETYPELHDFYLEQLRVRLDDLAIASLTNFREYLFFYGVTDEVPGLPLVEIAEDDEPGRKPLL; translated from the coding sequence ATGCGACTGGCGATCTGGAACGAGCCCGCTGCCGAGTTTCTCGTCTCGGCCCTTGCGACCGGCGCCGTCGAGGCGCCCGTGGAGGTGGTGCGCGGCACCCGGGCCGACTGCGAGCGCTGGTTGCGGGCCGGTGCGGTGGAGGTGGCCCTGCTGCCGACGCTGAACGTGCTCCGGCAGACCGACGCCTACGACGTGTTGCCGGCGGTGGCGCTCTCCACCTGGGCCTATCCCTTCGCCCGCCTGGTCACGAAGGCGAAGCTCGACCGGCCCCTGCGGACGCTCGCCGTCGACCCCCGGTACGTGCAGGAGGTGCTCGTCGCCCGGATCATCCTGCGGGAACACTACGGCAACGAACCCCGCCTCACCCCCTATGACAACCCCACGCTGCAGGTCCTGCTCGAAGCGGAAGAGGACGCCGCCCTGCTCACCGGCACCGACGTGCCGGCCCTCCAGACGTCCCGGTACGCGATGGACCTCGGCCAGGAATGGTACGAACTCGCCAACTACCCGATGGTGTGGGGGCTCTTCGCCGTGCGCAAGGGCGAGGTGGACGTGCCCTTCGCCCGTGCCGTGCGCGACGTGGTGGCCGCCGCCGACACACACCGCGACCTTTGGATCCGCACCCGAGAAACCTATCCCGAACTCCACGACTTCTACCTGGAACAGCTCCGCGTTCGCCTCGACGACCTGGCCATCGCCAGCCTGACCAACTTTCGAGAATACCTCTTCTTCTACGGCGTCACGGACGAGGTGCCCGGGCTGCCGCTCGTCGAGATCGCCGAAGACGACGAGCCGGGACGGAAACCGCTCCTCTGA
- a CDS encoding DNA translocase FtsK 4TM domain-containing protein, protein MASSARRKKRGAARNNTKAGRLPQQRKKEVLGLILMGLGVLLALAVLTYNPADDGLARRFSFDALLHPGENRAQNALGLIGAALARLLVPQALGYTVLIPTGLLFAWGYVLFRNRTPVYLPTLTALLGVSTFVLACLFGWLGQTLSTDLLRWGGGWGIGAAGWMQQVFGSAGSFILIFLFLVVTALLLVDHDIQRSMDRVEEFVRALGARLEAWRTQARTRREARRAERHRLREERRAAREQARAAREAARAKSPPPKPVPAPSPPPEPPPAARPAQAPETDRPVSPPPPPAPNARRRNPRPPTNPRPPSSNSRSVPASKRKRPTSSKTWRTPTPRRSPSRCPASTCSTRPTRTTSRSTITNSRRTSASSWTSSPRTTSRSPASTPSSGRR, encoded by the coding sequence ATGGCATCATCGGCGCGAAGAAAGAAGCGCGGGGCCGCGCGGAACAATACGAAGGCCGGGCGGCTGCCGCAGCAGCGAAAGAAGGAAGTGCTCGGCCTCATCCTGATGGGGCTGGGGGTGTTGCTGGCCCTGGCCGTGCTCACCTACAACCCGGCTGACGACGGCCTGGCCCGCCGCTTTTCCTTCGACGCCCTGCTTCACCCCGGTGAGAACCGGGCACAGAATGCCCTCGGGCTCATCGGGGCGGCCCTGGCCCGCCTCCTGGTACCGCAGGCACTGGGGTACACCGTCCTCATCCCGACGGGCCTGCTCTTTGCCTGGGGCTACGTCCTCTTCCGCAACCGCACCCCCGTCTACCTCCCCACCCTGACCGCCCTCCTCGGCGTCTCCACGTTCGTCCTGGCCTGCCTCTTCGGCTGGCTCGGGCAAACACTCTCGACAGACCTGCTGCGCTGGGGCGGCGGCTGGGGGATCGGCGCAGCCGGCTGGATGCAGCAGGTCTTCGGCAGTGCCGGCTCCTTCATCCTCATCTTCCTTTTCCTCGTCGTGACGGCCCTCCTGCTCGTCGACCACGACATCCAGCGGTCGATGGACCGCGTCGAGGAGTTCGTCCGCGCGCTGGGCGCCCGCCTCGAAGCCTGGCGCACGCAGGCCCGCACCCGCCGGGAGGCCCGCCGCGCCGAACGCCACCGTCTCCGGGAGGAACGCCGGGCCGCCCGCGAGCAGGCCCGGGCCGCCCGCGAAGCCGCCCGGGCAAAATCGCCCCCTCCGAAGCCTGTCCCCGCCCCCTCCCCTCCACCGGAGCCGCCCCCCGCCGCCAGGCCAGCCCAGGCCCCGGAGACCGACCGGCCGGTCTCCCCCCCCCCCCCCCCCGCCCCGAACGCCCGGCGCCGGAACCCCCGCCCCCCGACGAACCCCCGTCCCCCGAGCTCGAACTCAAGGTCCGTGCCCGCATCGAAGAGGAAAAGACCGACGTCCTCGAAAACATGGCGGACCCCGACACCGAGACGGTCCCCTTCGAGATGCCCGGCCTCGACCTGCTCGACGCGGCCGACGAGAACGACCTCAAGATCGACTATAACGAACTCGAGGAGAACAAGCGCATCCTCCTGGACAAGCTCGCCACGTACAACATCGAGATCACCGGCATCAACGCCATCGTCGGGCCGACGGTGA
- a CDS encoding tetratricopeptide repeat protein produces the protein MPAFRRLPALIVTSLLAISAWAQTATFREGVQAFEAGRFPEAAGALAAVPATDPHYAEAQYYLARLFLQTPLRDPDRAKEAIENALRRDPDNVRYLEVELWRRYFHTASFLPLYQAKKRIDLAERILEREPENAVAHFVLGAWAYEGFRQQYHGVQFPGPGHQRRLLSEEAAALTDAAYLLEPRLVDTGDGPAIAFVDAIHAGFEVPVTSMRRAGREAYAEALHHLRRALAANPAWPDVYAVLAAAFALRGAHADAFGVLDTMRIHLPDRAETWLYRGYFEHRTGRYAAAAASFDEGLARLPAPERRAFLDVAYFLPLVEQVWYEADSAGYAAGFWESRDPRYLTPVNERLLEHFARLVYADLRFGDREKGLRGWETEPGQVIVRYGEPPAEARYGTRSDAYLIFHYGDDLYFKFMDLARGGHFTFYSPSALDFAGFKPARGLIENDFAVRGPETFRKRPDRFTYEPPGRVAMPYLTGAFRGSDGKTDLYVAYGIPVEEDGAGTPAVRAGAFLIRGNEGVVHAQSRLLDRRTAGASGMWVDACRLSVEPGTYTLALEFEPVGGGDRVGQERERITVPGFAGTALQLSDVLLAYTVEEEASPETLPGWISRRGLAIRPAPGRGFSAGQPVYLYFEVYGLQPAPDGLARYAVEAVLVRSDEAGGLERLIRQAFGGAREAGVSVRFEGQSRSREDGQYLVLDTTTQPPGRYVLVLRLTDLLRNETVERRRTLQLG, from the coding sequence ATGCCCGCCTTCCGACGACTGCCCGCCCTGATCGTGACGTCCCTGCTGGCGATTTCGGCGTGGGCGCAAACGGCGACGTTCCGGGAAGGGGTCCAGGCCTTCGAGGCCGGGCGGTTCCCCGAGGCCGCCGGTGCCCTGGCTGCCGTGCCGGCAACGGATCCGCACTACGCCGAAGCGCAGTATTACCTCGCCCGCCTTTTCCTCCAGACGCCGCTGCGCGACCCGGACCGGGCGAAGGAGGCCATCGAAAACGCCCTCCGGCGTGATCCCGACAACGTCCGCTACCTGGAGGTCGAACTCTGGCGCCGGTATTTTCATACCGCGTCGTTCCTGCCCCTGTACCAGGCAAAGAAGCGGATCGACCTGGCGGAGCGCATCCTCGAGCGGGAGCCGGAGAACGCCGTGGCCCATTTCGTTCTGGGAGCCTGGGCGTACGAAGGCTTCCGGCAGCAGTACCACGGCGTGCAGTTCCCCGGCCCGGGGCACCAGCGCCGCCTGCTCTCGGAGGAGGCGGCCGCCCTGACCGATGCGGCCTATCTGCTCGAACCCCGGCTTGTGGACACCGGGGACGGTCCGGCCATCGCCTTCGTCGACGCGATCCATGCCGGCTTCGAGGTGCCGGTCACCTCGATGCGCCGGGCCGGACGCGAAGCCTACGCGGAGGCCCTGCACCACCTGCGCCGGGCGCTGGCCGCCAACCCCGCCTGGCCCGACGTGTATGCCGTGCTGGCGGCGGCCTTCGCCCTCCGGGGCGCCCATGCCGACGCCTTCGGCGTGCTCGACACGATGCGCATCCACCTCCCCGACCGGGCAGAGACCTGGCTCTACCGCGGGTATTTCGAACACCGGACCGGACGATATGCCGCCGCCGCTGCCAGCTTCGACGAAGGCCTGGCCCGCCTGCCGGCCCCCGAACGCCGCGCCTTTCTCGATGTTGCCTACTTCCTGCCCCTGGTCGAGCAGGTCTGGTACGAGGCGGATTCGGCCGGGTATGCCGCCGGGTTCTGGGAAAGCCGGGACCCACGCTACCTCACCCCGGTGAATGAACGCCTCCTCGAACACTTCGCCCGGCTGGTCTATGCCGACCTGCGCTTCGGCGACCGGGAAAAGGGCCTGCGTGGGTGGGAGACCGAGCCCGGCCAGGTGATCGTGCGCTACGGTGAGCCGCCGGCCGAAGCCCGCTACGGCACGCGGAGCGACGCCTATCTGATTTTTCATTACGGCGACGACCTCTACTTCAAGTTCATGGACCTGGCCCGGGGCGGGCACTTCACCTTTTATTCCCCCTCGGCCCTCGATTTCGCCGGCTTCAAACCCGCCCGCGGCCTGATCGAGAACGACTTCGCCGTTCGGGGGCCGGAGACGTTCCGAAAACGGCCGGACCGGTTCACGTACGAACCGCCCGGCCGTGTGGCGATGCCGTACCTGACCGGCGCGTTCCGGGGGAGCGACGGGAAAACGGATCTCTACGTGGCCTACGGGATTCCGGTGGAGGAAGACGGCGCCGGTACGCCGGCGGTGCGGGCCGGGGCTTTTCTGATCCGGGGAAACGAAGGGGTGGTGCACGCACAGTCCCGCCTGCTGGACCGGAGGACGGCCGGCGCTTCCGGCATGTGGGTCGATGCCTGCCGGCTCTCGGTCGAGCCCGGCACCTACACCCTGGCCCTCGAGTTCGAGCCGGTGGGGGGAGGCGATCGGGTGGGGCAGGAGCGGGAGCGGATCACCGTGCCCGGCTTCGCCGGTACGGCGCTGCAGCTGAGCGACGTGCTGCTGGCCTACACGGTCGAAGAGGAGGCTTCCCCTGAGACCCTGCCGGGCTGGATCTCGCGCCGGGGCCTGGCCATACGCCCGGCGCCCGGAAGGGGCTTCTCCGCCGGGCAGCCCGTCTACCTCTATTTCGAGGTGTATGGCCTGCAGCCGGCACCGGACGGCCTGGCCCGGTATGCCGTCGAGGCGGTGCTCGTACGCAGCGACGAAGCCGGGGGGCTGGAGCGGCTCATCCGGCAGGCCTTCGGCGGGGCCCGGGAGGCGGGCGTCTCGGTGCGCTTCGAAGGCCAGAGCCGGAGCCGCGAAGACGGCCAGTACCTCGTCCTCGATACCACCACACAGCCTCCCGGTCGCTACGTGCTCGTCCTCCGCCTGACCGACCTCCTCCGCAACGAAACGGTGGAACGCCGTCGCACCCTGCAGCTCGGCTGA
- the smpB gene encoding SsrA-binding protein SmpB, giving the protein MGEGIKLVTTNRKARHEYTIEETLEAGLVLEGTEVKSLREGRANLQDAYCAVDGGEMFLYQCHISPYRHGNQFNHDPLRVRKLLLHRREIDRWSRAAQQKGYTIIPLKLYFRNGVAKVEIGLARGKKLYDKRADIAERESKRRLERIKRGGRVD; this is encoded by the coding sequence ATGGGTGAAGGCATCAAACTGGTCACCACCAACCGCAAGGCGCGCCACGAGTATACCATCGAGGAGACGCTGGAAGCGGGACTGGTGCTCGAAGGCACGGAGGTCAAGTCCCTGCGCGAAGGACGGGCCAACCTGCAGGATGCCTACTGCGCCGTAGACGGGGGCGAGATGTTCCTCTACCAGTGCCACATCTCGCCGTACCGGCATGGCAACCAGTTCAACCACGACCCGCTGCGCGTGCGCAAGCTGCTGCTGCACCGCCGGGAGATCGACCGGTGGAGCCGGGCTGCACAGCAGAAGGGCTATACCATCATCCCGCTGAAGCTCTACTTCCGTAACGGCGTGGCCAAGGTCGAGATCGGCCTGGCACGGGGCAAGAAGCTCTACGACAAACGCGCCGACATCGCCGAGCGGGAGTCGAAACGCCGGCTCGAGCGCATCAAGCGCGGCGGGCGGGTCGATTGA
- a CDS encoding tetratricopeptide repeat protein produces MRRVLLLLLLLAPVIGGALPLRAQPADPMEQGILAFRAGDYARAVAAFEQAVKNDPQNAEAYFLLARIYFETPLRDTGKAGRFIDRALEVEPENVKYLVAKLEQLRLDSWNFIVDKIREQQRRDLARKILRLDSTNAFAHEELGRAYIRDFWRYRNAFMYPTFAFRQFNGRDPLQADPLLGFQSEFAQFDPTTGGSQLEIVEASREPLGDPSDPNLVFLADEFDLEALQAQGVPVQDLSRRAQRAYDLAIGHLRKALEHDPRKRAVYDDMMRIFALKGAYPEALEMLQQMYVYFPEDPALWTYLGLAHYRSGNAVAAAKAFQTAFQYMDPEMADAYTRLDEILPEEERKKYEADRAGYASRFWTSKDPRYLTPYNERKLEHYARLTYADLLYGSPKLKLRGWNTERGRILVRYGIPKTDVIIMPSQTRGQQRGLNPIAASAPPPDADIAADPANLQTGLQQFTGNFESDFDVTVEANTFNVWDYGDFRFVFEDPFRNGEFRLYSPSADAIAAGSLPWLNDYEIRARETFRRIPERYEYAPPGRQVEIPYLVSAFKGENGQADLYVHFGIPINHYDPEAGMINLTANAGTFLVSSERDMLAERRRTIYGLRTDQIVSFSETNLWIDGQVLAAPPGEHDVSVEFETAGGGTVAVQRRRVRVPDFTAGTLQLSDVMLAYRVEEAPDGKPVLPSDVVRHGLSIQAAPWSVFSHRQPIYLYFEVYNLTQAGDGTTHYEIEAVLRPKDTSGGLGKLVKGLFGGGDKGVSVSLPGEGRTPDEHHYLILDASNQEPGRLYTLHLRVRDQVSGKSVEKEMDLFLE; encoded by the coding sequence ATGCGACGTGTGCTCCTTTTGCTTCTGCTCCTTGCCCCGGTGATCGGCGGTGCCCTGCCGCTCCGGGCGCAACCGGCCGACCCGATGGAACAGGGCATCCTCGCGTTCCGGGCCGGCGACTATGCCCGGGCGGTGGCCGCCTTCGAGCAGGCCGTCAAAAACGACCCGCAAAACGCCGAGGCCTATTTCCTGCTCGCCCGCATCTATTTCGAAACCCCGCTCCGGGATACGGGCAAGGCCGGTCGTTTCATCGACAGGGCCCTGGAGGTCGAGCCGGAAAACGTGAAGTATCTCGTGGCCAAGCTCGAACAGCTGCGCCTGGATTCGTGGAACTTCATCGTGGACAAGATCCGTGAGCAGCAGCGGCGCGACCTGGCCCGCAAGATCCTCCGGCTCGATTCGACGAATGCCTTCGCCCACGAGGAGCTCGGCCGGGCCTACATCCGCGACTTCTGGCGCTATCGCAACGCCTTCATGTATCCCACGTTTGCCTTCCGGCAGTTCAACGGGCGGGACCCACTCCAGGCCGACCCGTTGCTCGGGTTCCAGTCCGAGTTCGCCCAGTTCGACCCGACCACCGGCGGGAGCCAGCTGGAGATCGTCGAGGCCTCGCGGGAACCGCTGGGAGATCCGTCGGACCCCAACCTGGTCTTTCTGGCCGACGAGTTCGACCTGGAGGCGCTCCAGGCGCAGGGCGTGCCCGTGCAGGACCTGTCGCGGCGGGCCCAGCGGGCCTACGACCTGGCCATCGGCCATCTGCGCAAGGCCCTGGAGCACGATCCCCGGAAGCGGGCCGTCTACGACGACATGATGCGCATCTTCGCCCTGAAGGGGGCCTACCCGGAAGCGCTGGAGATGCTCCAGCAGATGTACGTCTATTTTCCCGAGGATCCCGCCCTCTGGACCTACCTCGGCCTGGCGCATTATCGCAGCGGCAACGCGGTGGCGGCGGCCAAGGCCTTCCAGACGGCCTTTCAGTACATGGATCCCGAAATGGCCGACGCCTACACCCGTCTCGACGAGATCCTTCCCGAGGAGGAACGGAAAAAGTATGAGGCCGATCGGGCCGGCTATGCCTCCCGCTTCTGGACGAGCAAGGATCCGCGCTACCTCACGCCCTACAACGAACGCAAGCTCGAACACTACGCCCGCCTCACCTATGCCGACCTGCTCTACGGGTCACCCAAGTTGAAGCTGAGGGGCTGGAATACCGAGCGCGGCCGTATCCTCGTGCGCTACGGCATTCCCAAGACCGATGTGATCATCATGCCGAGCCAGACGCGAGGCCAGCAACGGGGACTCAACCCCATCGCAGCCTCGGCACCGCCTCCGGATGCGGACATCGCGGCGGATCCGGCCAACCTGCAGACGGGCCTGCAACAGTTCACTGGTAACTTTGAAAGTGACTTCGACGTGACCGTCGAAGCCAATACGTTCAACGTCTGGGACTACGGCGACTTTCGCTTCGTCTTCGAGGATCCCTTCCGAAACGGCGAGTTTCGGCTCTACAGCCCTTCGGCCGACGCTATCGCCGCCGGCAGCCTTCCCTGGCTGAACGACTACGAGATACGGGCCCGGGAAACCTTCCGCCGGATACCGGAGCGGTATGAGTACGCCCCGCCCGGCCGCCAGGTGGAGATCCCCTACCTGGTCTCGGCTTTCAAAGGCGAGAACGGGCAGGCCGATCTCTACGTCCATTTCGGCATCCCGATCAACCACTATGACCCGGAAGCCGGGATGATCAACCTCACGGCCAATGCAGGTACCTTCCTGGTCAGCAGCGAACGGGATATGCTTGCCGAACGCCGCCGGACCATCTACGGCCTGCGCACCGATCAGATCGTCAGTTTCTCGGAGACCAACCTCTGGATCGACGGGCAGGTGCTGGCGGCCCCGCCCGGGGAACACGACGTGTCCGTCGAGTTTGAGACGGCCGGCGGGGGCACGGTGGCCGTGCAGCGCCGCCGCGTGCGTGTGCCGGACTTCACGGCCGGCACGCTCCAGCTCAGCGACGTGATGCTGGCCTACCGCGTGGAGGAGGCACCGGACGGCAAGCCCGTGCTCCCGTCGGACGTCGTGCGCCACGGCCTCTCCATCCAGGCGGCACCCTGGAGCGTCTTCTCGCACCGGCAGCCCATCTACCTCTACTTCGAGGTCTACAACCTGACGCAGGCCGGCGACGGGACGACCCATTATGAGATCGAAGCCGTGCTGCGGCCCAAGGACACCAGCGGCGGCCTCGGCAAACTCGTCAAGGGCCTCTTCGGTGGAGGGGACAAGGGGGTGTCCGTCAGCCTGCCCGGTGAAGGCCGCACGCCGGACGAGCATCACTACCTCATCCTCGATGCCTCCAACCAGGAGCCGGGGCGGCTCTACACGCTCCACCTCAGGGTGCGCGACCAGGTCTCCGGCAAATCGGTCGAGAAGGAGATGGACCTGTTTCTGGAGTAG
- the rplS gene encoding 50S ribosomal protein L19, which translates to MATDMMKLVEATQLRDDIPDFAPGDTVNVHVRVIEGDKERIQQFQGVVIAFKGSGARRTFTVRKVSNGVGVERIFPLYSPKLAKIEVVRHGRVRRAKLYYLRERRGKSARIRERRR; encoded by the coding sequence ATGGCTACCGACATGATGAAACTGGTTGAGGCGACCCAGCTCCGGGACGACATCCCCGACTTTGCCCCCGGTGATACCGTCAACGTCCATGTGCGGGTGATCGAGGGGGACAAGGAACGCATCCAGCAGTTCCAGGGCGTCGTCATCGCTTTCAAGGGATCCGGAGCCCGCCGGACGTTCACCGTGCGCAAGGTTTCGAACGGGGTGGGGGTCGAGCGGATCTTTCCCCTCTATTCGCCCAAGCTGGCCAAGATCGAGGTGGTGCGGCACGGGCGCGTTCGCCGGGCCAAGCTCTACTACCTGCGAGAGCGGCGCGGCAAGTCCGCCCGCATCCGGGAACGCCGCCGCTAG
- a CDS encoding 5-(carboxyamino)imidazole ribonucleotide synthase, which produces MAAPFPTLGILGDGQLGRMTALAALRMGLRVRCLAPKPSGPMDGLGEVIYDDWTDPDVLRAFAAACTVVTVESEWAPAEHLSPVLPEGVALWPDPATLHLIRDKGIQKTTLAEQGLPVPDFALCATLDEARAAAARFSYPVVLKRRRGSYDGYGNATAHDDAGLAAAWDRLAEADGLLVERHLAFVRELSVLVARRPDGEHVVYPVALTEQKDHRCHAVVVPAGIATEVEAEARRIALRAVEAVRGVGLTAVELFELPEGRILINELAPRPHNTGHYSIEACHTSQFENHVRAVLGWPLGDPSLRVPCAVMVNVLGTRSGPPCTEGLTEALAIGDVAVHIYGKREVRPRRKMGHVTATGSSPVETRARAERAAGLIRL; this is translated from the coding sequence ATGGCGGCTCCTTTCCCCACCCTCGGCATCCTGGGCGACGGCCAGCTCGGGCGCATGACGGCCCTGGCCGCCCTCCGCATGGGACTGCGCGTGCGGTGCCTGGCCCCGAAGCCTTCCGGCCCCATGGACGGCCTCGGGGAGGTCATCTACGACGACTGGACCGACCCGGACGTGTTGCGCGCGTTCGCGGCGGCCTGCACGGTGGTGACCGTCGAAAGCGAGTGGGCACCGGCCGAGCACCTGAGCCCCGTACTGCCCGAGGGCGTCGCGCTCTGGCCCGACCCGGCCACGCTCCACCTGATCCGCGACAAGGGTATCCAGAAGACGACCCTGGCCGAGCAGGGCCTGCCGGTGCCCGATTTCGCCCTGTGCGCCACCCTGGACGAGGCCCGGGCCGCGGCTGCCCGCTTCTCCTACCCGGTCGTCCTGAAACGCCGGCGCGGCTCGTACGACGGCTATGGCAACGCCACCGCGCACGACGACGCCGGCCTGGCCGCCGCCTGGGACCGGCTGGCCGAAGCGGACGGGCTGCTCGTCGAACGCCACCTCGCCTTCGTGCGCGAGCTCTCCGTACTCGTCGCCCGTCGCCCGGACGGGGAGCACGTGGTCTACCCGGTCGCCCTCACCGAACAGAAGGACCACCGGTGCCATGCCGTCGTGGTGCCGGCCGGCATCGCGACGGAGGTCGAAGCGGAAGCCCGGCGTATCGCCCTTCGCGCCGTGGAGGCGGTCCGGGGCGTCGGCCTGACGGCCGTCGAGCTCTTCGAGCTGCCGGAGGGGCGGATCCTGATCAACGAGCTGGCACCGCGCCCGCACAACACCGGCCACTATTCCATCGAGGCCTGCCACACGTCCCAGTTCGAGAACCACGTTCGGGCCGTGCTGGGCTGGCCCCTGGGCGATCCCTCGCTGCGTGTGCCGTGCGCGGTCATGGTGAACGTCCTGGGCACCCGCTCCGGCCCTCCCTGCACCGAGGGCCTCACGGAGGCGCTGGCCATCGGGGATGTGGCCGTGCACATCTATGGCAAGCGCGAGGTGCGCCCGAGGCGGAAGATGGGCCACGTTACGGCCACCGGCTCCTCGCCCGTCGAGACGCGCGCCCGCGCCGAACGGGCCGCCGGCCTCATCCGTCTCTGA
- a CDS encoding DNA translocase FtsK codes for MDYNELEENKRILLDKLATYNIEITGINAIVGPTVTLYELTPAPGVKISRITALEDDLAMAMAARGIRMIAPIPGKSAIGVEIPNRHRELVRIRDVIGTARFRDARMELPLVIGKTIEGEVFIQDLTKMPHLLIAGATGSGKSVSLNAFIAGLLYACPPSHLKFVMIDPKKIELQPYIRIAEHYGATPPGVDEPIITDFSQALVALKCCEKEMEERYDLLSKARVRGIVDYNRRFREGSLSPEEGHRHLPYIVVVVDELADLMMTAGKDIEGPIARLAQMARAVGIHLILATQRPSVDVITGLIKANFPARIAFKVATKIDSRTILDQNGAEGLVGNGDLLFMLGSRMMRLQGPFVSMEEVDRLTHFIGDQPGGEPYILPEVEEKESPTGTTGGSDERDELFEEAARIIVRSQQGSVSLLQRRLSVGYSRAARIVDQLEEAGIVGPFEGSKARQVLVEDEQQLDELLRSMT; via the coding sequence ATCGACTATAACGAACTCGAGGAGAACAAGCGCATCCTCCTGGACAAGCTCGCCACGTACAACATCGAGATCACCGGCATCAACGCCATCGTCGGGCCGACGGTGACGCTCTACGAACTGACCCCGGCGCCCGGCGTCAAGATCAGCCGGATCACGGCGCTGGAAGACGACCTGGCCATGGCCATGGCGGCCCGCGGCATCCGCATGATCGCCCCCATCCCCGGCAAGTCGGCCATCGGCGTCGAGATCCCGAACCGCCATCGCGAGCTCGTCCGCATCCGCGACGTCATCGGCACGGCCCGGTTCCGAGACGCCCGGATGGAACTGCCGCTGGTCATCGGCAAGACGATCGAGGGGGAGGTCTTCATCCAGGACCTGACGAAGATGCCCCACCTGCTCATCGCCGGCGCCACGGGCTCGGGCAAGTCGGTGAGCCTGAACGCGTTCATCGCCGGGCTGCTCTACGCCTGCCCCCCCTCCCACCTCAAGTTCGTGATGATCGATCCAAAAAAGATCGAACTGCAGCCCTACATCCGCATTGCCGAACACTATGGCGCCACCCCGCCCGGGGTGGACGAGCCGATCATCACCGACTTTTCGCAGGCCCTCGTCGCCCTGAAATGCTGTGAGAAGGAGATGGAGGAACGCTACGACCTCCTCTCGAAAGCCCGCGTGCGCGGCATCGTGGACTACAACCGGCGCTTCCGTGAAGGCAGCCTTTCCCCCGAAGAAGGCCATCGTCACCTGCCCTACATCGTCGTGGTGGTGGACGAACTGGCCGACCTGATGATGACGGCCGGCAAGGACATCGAAGGCCCCATTGCCCGGCTGGCCCAGATGGCCCGGGCCGTGGGCATCCACCTCATCCTGGCCACCCAGCGCCCGTCGGTGGACGTGATCACCGGGCTCATCAAAGCCAACTTCCCCGCCCGGATCGCCTTCAAGGTGGCCACGAAGATCGATTCGCGAACCATCCTGGACCAGAACGGCGCCGAAGGACTCGTCGGCAACGGCGACCTGCTCTTCATGCTCGGCAGCCGGATGATGCGCCTGCAGGGCCCCTTCGTATCGATGGAGGAGGTGGACCGCCTGACCCACTTCATCGGCGACCAGCCCGGCGGCGAGCCCTACATCCTGCCGGAAGTCGAGGAAAAGGAAAGCCCCACCGGCACCACCGGCGGCTCCGACGAGCGGGACGAACTTTTCGAAGAAGCGGCCCGCATCATCGTCCGGAGCCAGCAGGGTTCGGTCTCGTTGCTGCAGCGGCGGCTCTCGGTCGGCTACTCACGGGCGGCCCGCATCGTGGACCAGCTCGAAGAGGCCGGCATCGTCGGCCCCTTCGAGGGCTCCAAGGCCCGGCAGGTCCTCGTCGAAGACGAACAGCAACTCGACGAACTGCTCCGGTCCATGACGTGA